The following are encoded together in the Lactuca sativa cultivar Salinas chromosome 1, Lsat_Salinas_v11, whole genome shotgun sequence genome:
- the LOC111899424 gene encoding disease resistance protein RUN1 encodes MDVPFSEGSSSSSINNHKHDVFISFRGEDTRRNFVDHLNKTLQHANISTFLDEEKIDTGKVLKPELVNAIKSSRASIIVLSKNYASSSWCLDELVLILKQPNQIVIPIFYHVEPIHVRKQESTFGDAIAEHTRQMKAEKDADERTQSAQRIKGWIDALKQVANLKGEDVRGWYETVFIKKIVDDLNYRLHVPSRSALPEPIGMKDSINFVTSWLKKEPSDRGDVLTIFGMRGIGKTSLAQYVHGLHCYEFVTSSFIKDIDRRCDDKLYGLRDIAAELYGCISKGSSTQDYDVSKYTSKIENIVANEKVFLVLDDINTLDQLNALLGRKGFYQGSKIIITTRNTWLTESCDLFKTEVKPTHEKHKLEGLDDTAALELFCSHAFKSKDPKKGYGEMSEKFVNYCRGHRLTLEVLGMSLYNRQDVAYWEDRIEGLGKDPVENELRKSFDSLPSDNDKELFKHIACFFVGTDRVYTETILKACKIRANSGITDLMDNCLLSVGWNNELVMHQLLQEMGRHIVRQESPDKAWKRSRLWCHEESFKVLKEKKGTRKVLGLSLDIRRLEINEPLETEALRKMDELKLLQLNCVQMNGSYENFPKQLRWLCMHVFPLDYIPSNLPMKYLVALDMSYSNITSFGVSYCDSQPQKRQRLTGSCSKDKKLLGSLKILNLSFCDMLCSVVGFEDFPALERLMLNKCGSLLKICESIEKCDKLVHIDLSHCDKLKKFPETIAMSSKVKMVRNHPILKKYARKKKSNYSASQTQIRA; translated from the exons ATGGATGTTCCCTTTTCTGAAGGATCATCTTCTTCATCCATTAATAATCACAAACATGACGTATTTATAAGTTTTCGAGGTGAAGATACTCGTAGGAACTTCGTTGATCATCTCAATAAGACCCTCCAGCATGCCAATATCTCTACCTTTTTAGATGAAGAAAAGATTGATACGGGAAAAGTTCTGAAACCAGAATTGGTGAATGCGATTAAATCATCTAGGGCTTCTATTATTGTCTTGTCCAAGAACTACGCTAGTTCATCATGGTGCCTTGATGAATTGGTTCTGATCCTTAAACAACCCAACCAAATTGTTATCCCTATCTTTTATCATGTTGAGCCCATCCATGTCAGAAAGCAAGAAAGTACCTTTGGAGATGCAATTGCTGAGCACACACGACAGATGAAAGCAGAGAAAGATGCAGATGAAAGAACTCAGTCTGCTCAAAGGATTAAAGGATGGATTGATGCGCTTAAACAAGTTGCTAATTTAAAAGGGGAGGACGTACGGGGATG GTATGAGACGGTGTTCATTAAAAAGATTGTTGATGACCTCAACTACAGATTACATGTACCCTCTAGAAGTGCATTGCCAGAACCTATTGGGATGAAAGATTCCATTAATTTTGTTACATCATGGCTGAAAAAAGAACCCTCAGATAGGGGAGACGTACTCACTATTTTTGGTATGCGTGGGATTGGGAAGACATCTTTAGCCCAATATGTCCATGGGTTACATTGTTATGAATTTGTCACAAGCAGCTTTATTAAAGACATCGATAGGAGATGCGATGACAAATTGTATGGGTTGCGTGATATAGCAGCAGAACTCTATGGTTGCATTTCAAAAGGAAGTTCAACTCAAGATTATGATGTTTCCAAATACACTTCAAAGATAGAGAATATAGTAGCAAACGAAAAGGTGTTCCTTGTTCTTGATGATATTAATACTCTGGATCAGTTAAATGCATTACTTGGAAGAAAAGGGTTTTATCAAGGAAGCAAAATCATAATAACGACAAGGAATACATGGTTGACAGAGAGTTGTGACTTATTCAAGACGGAAGTTAAACCCACACATGAAAAGCACAAGCTTGAAGGCTTAGATGACACCGCAGCACTAGAACTTTTTTGTTCTCATGCGTTCAAGTCCAAGGATCCGAAGAAAGGTTATGGAGAGATGTCAGAAAAGTTTGTGAATTATTGCAGAGGACATCGAttaactcttgaagttttgggcatgTCTTTGTATAACAGACAAGATGTGGCTTATTGGGAAGATCGCATAGAAGGGCTAGGGAAAGACCCTGTAGAGAATGAATTGAGGAAGAGCTTTGACTCTTTGCCATCGGACAATGATAAGGAATTGTTCAAGCATATTGCTTGTTTTTTTGTCGGAACAGATAGAGTTTATACTGAAACAATATTAAAGGCATGTAAAATAAGAGCAAACTCTGGGATCACTGATCTCATGGACAATTGCCTTCTTAGTGTTGGATGGAATAACGAATTAGTGATGCATCAGTTGCTTCAAGAAATGGGAAGACACATAGTACGTCAAGAATCACCTGACAAGGCATGGAAGCGAAGTCGGTTATGGTGTCATGAGGAGTCATTCAAAGTGTTGAAAGAAAAAAAG GGTACGAGAAAGGTTCTGGGCCTCAGCCTTGACATAAGAAGACTTGAGATCAATGAGCCACTTGAAACAGAAGCTTTGAGGAAGATGGATGAGTTGAAGCTACTACAACTCAATTGTGTGCAAATGAATGGGTCTTACGAGAACTTTCCAAAACAATTAAGATGGTTGTGTATGCATGTGTTTCCTTTGGACTATATACCTTCAAACTTACCGATGAAGTATCTTGTTGCTCTCGACATGTCATATAGCAATATCACATCATTTGGTGTTTCTTATTGTGATTCACAACCTCAGaagaggcaaagg TTGACTGGATCATGCTcaaaagacaaaaagttgcttgGGTCACTTAAGATTCTTAATTTAAGTTTCTGTGATATGCTTTGTAGTGTGGTTGGCTTCGAAGATTTCCCTGCACTTGAGAGGTTGATGCTTAATAAATGTGGTAGCTTGCTTAAGATTTGTGAATCGATTGAGAAATGTGATAAACTTGTCCACATTGATCTGAGCCACTGCGATAAGCTTAAAAAATTTCCAGAAACCATAGCCATGTCATCGAAGGTGAAAATGGTTAGGAATCATCCTATACTAAAGAAGTATGCAAGAAAGAAAAAATCAAATTATTCAGCTAGTCAAACTCAAATCAGAGCCTGA